One segment of Pseudodesulfovibrio sp. 5S69 DNA contains the following:
- a CDS encoding CgeB family protein, translating to METLRILVVLPLYGGSLPIGRYVASALGQEGHLTEVFEAPDFYPAYTAMNDLKVTTDRLDYLQNSFLNVVSQAVLAKVETFEPDLVLAMAQAPLNPQALKRLRRDGVATAMWFVEDRDLFTYWKSFAPLYDVFAVIQKGQFFEDLAAIGQPNALYLPLAAQPNFHRPTELSPVERRKFGSEISFMGAGYPNRRKAFHELINHDFKIWGTEWEGDHVLEPLLQLKGARVTPEECVKIFNATTINLNLHSSIQADKLVTFGDFVNPRTFELAACGAFQLVDKRTLMDEAFTEDELATFSSIEELSEKIEYFSSQPKERQAFADRARARALKDHTYAQRMRTLLEFTAERIPGWPRLRDASPVFGQDFPPELQADIRSLLARLGLPEDVAFEDLVWAVRQQRGKLDDLDTAILFLDEWRKLYKKRP from the coding sequence ATGGAAACGTTGCGCATTCTCGTCGTGTTGCCGCTCTACGGCGGTTCCCTACCCATCGGCCGCTACGTGGCTTCGGCCCTCGGGCAGGAAGGGCACCTGACCGAGGTCTTCGAAGCCCCGGACTTCTATCCGGCCTACACCGCCATGAACGACCTCAAGGTGACCACGGACCGGCTGGATTATTTACAGAATTCCTTCCTGAACGTGGTCAGCCAGGCCGTCCTGGCCAAAGTCGAGACCTTCGAGCCGGACCTGGTCCTGGCCATGGCCCAGGCCCCGCTCAATCCCCAGGCCCTGAAACGGCTCAGGCGCGACGGGGTGGCCACGGCCATGTGGTTCGTGGAGGACCGCGACCTGTTCACCTACTGGAAGTCCTTCGCGCCCCTGTACGACGTCTTTGCCGTGATCCAGAAAGGACAATTCTTCGAGGACCTTGCGGCCATCGGCCAACCCAACGCCCTGTATCTGCCCCTGGCCGCCCAACCGAATTTCCACCGGCCCACGGAGTTGAGCCCGGTGGAACGGCGCAAATTCGGCTCCGAGATCTCGTTCATGGGCGCGGGCTATCCCAACCGGCGCAAGGCCTTCCACGAGCTGATCAATCACGACTTCAAGATTTGGGGCACGGAGTGGGAGGGCGACCATGTGCTCGAACCGCTCCTCCAACTCAAGGGCGCACGCGTAACCCCTGAGGAATGCGTGAAGATCTTCAACGCCACCACCATCAACCTGAACCTTCACTCGTCCATCCAGGCCGACAAGCTGGTCACTTTCGGCGACTTCGTCAATCCGCGCACCTTCGAGCTGGCCGCCTGCGGGGCGTTTCAACTGGTGGACAAACGCACCCTCATGGACGAGGCGTTCACGGAAGATGAGCTGGCGACTTTCTCGTCCATCGAAGAGCTTTCCGAAAAAATTGAATATTTCTCCTCCCAGCCCAAGGAGCGCCAAGCCTTTGCCGACCGGGCGCGCGCCCGGGCGCTCAAGGACCACACCTATGCGCAGCGCATGCGCACCCTGCTTGAATTCACGGCCGAACGGATTCCGGGCTGGCCCAGGCTGCGGGACGCCTCCCCGGTCTTCGGGCAGGACTTCCCGCCCGAACTGCAGGCGGACATCCGCTCGCTTCTGGCCCGACTGGGGCTGCCCGAGGATGTGGCCTTCGAAGACCTCGTTTGGGCGGTCCGCCAGCAGCGGGGGAAGCTGGATGACCTGGACACGGCCATCCTCTTTCTGGACGAATGGCGGAAATTGTACAAGAAACGGCCCTGA
- a CDS encoding glycosyltransferase family 9 protein, with protein MKNYLVIQLARFGDLIQTKRLIRTLAARPQSLVHLCLDASLAPLARLVYPDVVLHPITAHGTGLSDAQASLRMLLDNRSAFAELAALDFEAVYNLNFSGLNFRLAALFDPERVEGYAWRNGQEITGRWPAMAMRWSGFRRLGMNLVDFWGAYCPDMLPAPAINPEATSKGGGIGVVLAGRESRRSLPAALLAQITATLAGSRKARRIVLLGGKTEGAAGQAVIKELPANLQAVTENLAGRTDWTQLVDVVGGLDLLITPDTGTMHLAAHLGTPVAAFFLSSAWCFETGPYGLGHTVYQAVTNCLPCLETSPCQENVQCLNGFVDPGFRRFLVTGKAEHVPEGLLALHTAFDGLGQTYVPFAGTDADAPRRAVLRNFLLHHLSGAEPRFDRLEQAFAGQLYRDKDWMTAEKPSKAQD; from the coding sequence ATGAAGAATTACCTCGTCATACAACTCGCCCGGTTCGGGGACCTGATCCAGACCAAACGGCTGATCCGAACCCTCGCGGCACGCCCCCAGTCCTTGGTCCACCTGTGCCTGGACGCTTCCCTGGCCCCCCTGGCCCGGCTGGTCTACCCGGATGTGGTCCTGCACCCGATCACGGCCCACGGCACGGGGTTGAGCGACGCCCAGGCCTCACTCAGGATGCTCCTGGACAACCGAAGCGCCTTCGCCGAGTTGGCGGCCCTGGACTTCGAGGCCGTTTACAACCTCAATTTCTCAGGCCTGAATTTCCGACTGGCCGCCTTGTTCGACCCCGAAAGGGTGGAAGGATACGCATGGCGCAACGGCCAGGAGATAACCGGCCGGTGGCCGGCCATGGCCATGCGCTGGTCCGGGTTCCGCCGGTTGGGCATGAACCTGGTGGACTTCTGGGGCGCGTACTGCCCGGACATGCTCCCCGCGCCCGCGATCAACCCCGAGGCCACCTCCAAGGGCGGCGGCATCGGCGTGGTCCTGGCCGGGCGCGAATCCCGGCGCTCCCTGCCCGCCGCGCTCCTTGCGCAGATCACGGCCACCTTGGCGGGTTCGCGCAAGGCGAGGCGTATCGTCCTTTTGGGCGGGAAGACCGAAGGCGCCGCAGGGCAGGCCGTGATCAAGGAGTTGCCTGCGAACCTGCAAGCCGTGACCGAGAACCTGGCGGGCCGGACGGATTGGACACAGCTCGTGGACGTCGTCGGCGGCCTGGACCTGCTGATCACCCCGGACACGGGGACCATGCACCTGGCCGCCCACCTGGGCACGCCGGTGGCCGCCTTTTTCCTGTCCTCGGCTTGGTGCTTCGAGACCGGCCCCTACGGCCTCGGGCACACGGTCTACCAGGCCGTGACCAACTGCCTGCCGTGCCTGGAAACCTCGCCGTGCCAGGAAAACGTCCAATGCCTGAACGGATTCGTGGACCCGGGATTTCGCCGTTTCCTGGTCACAGGCAAGGCGGAACACGTCCCCGAAGGGCTCCTGGCCCTGCACACCGCCTTCGACGGCCTGGGCCAGACCTACGTTCCCTTTGCCGGAACCGACGCGGACGCGCCCAGGCGGGCCGTGCTGCGCAATTTTCTTCTCCACCACCTGAGCGGCGCGGAGCCGCGCTTCGACCGGCTGGAACAGGCCTTTGCCGGGCAACTCTACCGGGATAAGGATTGGATGACCGCTGAAAAGCCTTCGAAGGCACAGGATTGA
- a CDS encoding precorrin-2 dehydrogenase/sirohydrochlorin ferrochelatase family protein — MRYYPIFVNLENKGCLVVGAGEVGKRKIQSLIDSGAGRVTIIDTRKPGPEFDSVTALPNVDFLCREFADGDLDGKFLVIACTSSEEVNWRISNLCRDRGILCNIVDQPEKCSFIVPATVKRGDLTVAISTAGRSPAMAKRIRKELQESFGDEYASLLTAMGRIRPLMLSMGLTTADNTAVFRSLVNSALLDALKGHDLDAATEILKESLPDPLHDNIPELLDGLV, encoded by the coding sequence ATGCGATATTACCCCATCTTCGTGAACCTGGAAAACAAGGGCTGCCTGGTGGTCGGCGCGGGCGAGGTCGGCAAGCGCAAGATTCAGTCCCTGATCGATTCCGGGGCCGGTCGCGTTACCATCATCGACACCCGGAAACCGGGACCTGAGTTCGACTCGGTCACGGCCCTGCCCAACGTGGATTTCCTCTGCCGCGAGTTCGCTGACGGCGACCTGGACGGGAAGTTCCTGGTCATCGCCTGCACCTCCTCCGAGGAGGTCAACTGGCGTATCAGCAACCTGTGCCGCGACCGGGGCATCCTGTGCAACATCGTGGATCAGCCCGAGAAGTGCAGCTTCATCGTGCCCGCCACGGTCAAGCGCGGCGACCTGACGGTGGCCATCTCCACGGCGGGCCGCAGCCCGGCCATGGCCAAGCGCATCCGAAAGGAATTGCAGGAGAGTTTCGGCGATGAATACGCGAGCCTGCTGACCGCAATGGGCCGCATACGGCCGCTCATGCTCTCCATGGGGCTGACCACGGCCGACAACACGGCGGTCTTCCGCTCCTTGGTCAATTCCGCCCTGCTCGACGCCTTGAAGGGTCACGACCTTGACGCGGCCACGGAAATTCTTAAAGAATCGTTGCCCGACCCGTTGCACGACAACATCCCGGAGTTGCTTGATGGGCTTGTTTGA
- a CDS encoding cytochrome C assembly family protein: protein MGLFESLHIVIIALYALGTVLFLTSVFTENDRLKRIAIWLAVLGFTFNTVDLGLTLSRDPAVLSGGNFYFNIIGWCALALYFFLWWRLRLEYLAITALPFALLLFVASLALGGIRVVMPPQLTALFFGLHIGSLVLTLGALIMAFGAGVAFLYYNRKLKTKEGLSAMGNSIPSLDKFDTVNRWAVLIGFPLYTLGLFSTFSWYLIAPFKPFAWDIMKIGSLAVWFLYAFLFHQRVVLGWRGRKPAILAIWVFAGMCISLIHHTITFRAAP from the coding sequence ATGGGCTTGTTTGAATCGCTCCATATCGTGATCATCGCGCTCTATGCGCTCGGCACCGTGCTGTTCCTGACCTCCGTGTTCACGGAGAACGACAGGCTCAAGCGCATCGCCATCTGGCTCGCCGTCCTCGGTTTCACCTTCAATACCGTGGACCTGGGGCTGACCCTGAGCCGTGATCCGGCGGTCTTGAGCGGCGGCAATTTCTATTTCAACATCATCGGCTGGTGCGCGCTGGCCCTGTATTTCTTCCTCTGGTGGCGGCTGCGGCTCGAATACCTGGCCATCACCGCCCTGCCCTTCGCCCTGCTGCTCTTCGTGGCCTCCCTGGCCCTGGGCGGCATCCGGGTGGTCATGCCCCCACAACTGACCGCCCTGTTCTTCGGCCTGCACATCGGCTCCCTGGTCCTGACGCTGGGCGCGCTGATCATGGCCTTCGGCGCGGGCGTGGCTTTTCTCTACTACAACCGCAAGCTCAAGACTAAGGAAGGGCTGTCGGCCATGGGGAACAGCATCCCCTCGCTGGACAAGTTCGACACCGTCAACCGCTGGGCGGTGTTGATCGGATTCCCGCTCTATACTCTGGGCCTTTTCTCCACCTTCAGTTGGTACCTGATCGCCCCGTTCAAGCCCTTTGCCTGGGACATCATGAAGATCGGCTCCCTGGCGGTCTGGTTCCTCTACGCCTTCCTCTTCCATCAGCGCGTGGTGCTCGGCTGGCGCGGACGCAAGCCCGCCATCCTGGCCATCTGGGTCTTTGCCGGGATGTGCATCTCACTCATACACCACACCATCACTTTCAGGGCGGCGCCATGA